The sequence GATGCGGCACAGGCCTCGCTAAACGCTAAACATTGCTCAGCGGGCTTATCTTTGAGGTTGTCAAAGAAGATTCCGCCAACACCGCGCGTCTCGCCCCGGTGCTTGATGTGAAAGTATCGGTCGCACCATGCTTTGTACTCTGGGTAATAAGTAGGATCGTGAGCGTCACAAGCGTCTTTAAGCGTTTGATGGAAATGACTGCAATCTTCTTCAAAAAGATAGCTTGGCGTAAGATCTGCTCCGCCCCCAAACCACCATGAGCCAGGCTTGGAGCCATCACCACGCTCAAAATAGCGAAAGTTCGCGTGAGCGGTAGGTGCCATTGGATTGTGGGGATGAATGACAAGGCTTACGCCCGTGGCAAAGAAATCAAGGTCTTGATTTCCAAGCTCAGAACCACCGCCCATCGAACGAGCGGCTTCTTCAGAGAGGGTTCCGTAGACAACGGAAACGTTCACGCCAGCTTTTTCAAAAACGTTGCCGCCTTGAATCACGCGGCTTGTGCCGCCTCCGCCGCCGGGACGCTCCCAGTTGTCTTCACGAAACTCAGTTCCATCCAGCTTAGAGACTGCTTCACAAACCTCGTCTTGAGCCTTGCGAACCATCGCCTCCATTTTTTCGCGCATGGAACTCATCTTGGCCTCAACGCGCTTGAGGATTCACAAACGTTTTGAAGTATTCAGAATCAGAGGACAGAACCACCCATGAATCTTCATCAATGGTCTTTCCGTAACTCTCAAGGCTTCTTACCATCTTGTAAAAACCTGGGTCGCGGTTGTAA comes from Deltaproteobacteria bacterium and encodes:
- a CDS encoding coproporphyrinogen III oxidase, whose protein sequence is MREKMEAMVRKAQDEVCEAVSKLDGTEFREDNWERPGGGGGTSRVIQGGNVFEKAGVNVSVVYGTLSEEAARSMGGGSELGNQDLDFFATGVSLVIHPHNPMAPTAHANFRYFERGDGSKPGSWWFGGGADLTPSYLFEEDCSHFHQTLKDACDAHDPTYYPEYKAWCDRYFHIKHRGETRGVGGIFFDNLKDKPAEQCLAFSEACAAS